The window ATGGGATCAGCACCATTGATTGAATCCACaaaaacccaaacaaccaaaaTCATACAGCTTGAACATACCTCTCATTTGCAATCCCTATTGTTGAAAGAGTGACCCAATACAAGAACATTATTTATGAGGCAAGAGTAGAATAAAAAATCTACTGAACCAAGCACAAATTCCTTCCAAAAATTTAACCTACATTTCTAATCATAAAATTAGTTCCCATTGCCACAAAAGAAGAATGCTAATGCAATATGTCACTGTTGTACCTCACAAATGGGCCTTTTCCAGAGCGAACATGGTTACGTACGTCTTCTGATTATCTATCTTGGTAAGGAAAGAGCTGAGAATGATGAAGAAGACGGAATCAAAAAGGGTTAATGTTAGGCTCTTTTAAGGAAGCCTTTGCCTCAATCTAAAAGaaggggtgtgtgggtttagtcccacatcgggtgtgtgttgtgtatatctgcCTTCTCCGGTCCTAAATgtcgattaaccttttgagattggtgtgtgatttgtatgagtacactttcataaaaataaaaaaaaaagagatgtttTTAGGAGAGATAATCGTACACACGGTCACTAGCTTCCTAACCATACTCTCCATAACCACCCTACTGCCCATATAACATTCCCTAACTACATGTGATAACAGAGCATCACATATATGAGACCCACTTATTACATGAAATAATACCTCATAAGCAATAACACCACTTACAGCCCCCCCTCATAACCCACAGCATAGAACATAACCATGTAAACAACAGCGCGCAGAAAGATAaattaaccaagtcacatgatcacttaaattgactagaaaactaaaatactacTACTTAATACCGAGAGACCACGATAAAATCATCATCTTCGAGAACTTGTACATCTCTATCTCCCACAAAATTCTCACGTCCAAGTTGGTTCACTATACTCACAAATTCCACCCTCCTTTCTCTAGGAAGAGGTAAATAAGGCAACCGAAACACGGGCTTGATCACACCAAGCTGGGCTAGAGCTGTGTTCACGCCAATGGGGTTAGGCTCATGTAACAACCACTTAAACAAAGGTGTAAGCTTTGAATTCAGAGAAGGGTTCTTGCCCTCAAACATTAGCTCCCACATCAATCGAGGAACCAAGTTGGAAGAAATAGAAGCCACTCCaacagccccaaactcccacctTGCGTCATGACactcaatgtcattcccagtcCATACCACGATTCCCTCATCAGTGTATTCTTTCACTCTATTGTTGCCCACAGTCTCCTTGACACCAGCCATGTTAGCATTCAAGGCAATGGTGTGGATAACAGAAGGAGGAATATCTTGACCAGTTCTAACTGGAACATTGTAGATAATGGTAGGTCCCATGGGAAGAACGGCCTCAAAATGAGCAACCAAAGCTTCCAAGGATGTCTTGCAATAAAAAGGATTGACCTGAAGGGCAGCATCCATTCCAACAGCAAAACCATGTTCAGTGTCATTGATTGCTTTACTTGTTGAGTTGCTTCCGGTGTGTCCAACCACCTTAATCAATCCGCCACAACAATCAACTGTGTGCCCAATGAGCGTGATGTGTTCATCCCAACTCAACAGTTCCCCTTCACCCGTTGAGCCACCCACTAGCACACCATCAGCACCACCTAAAATTTGCATATGCAACATGGCATCGTAAGCTTCAAGGTCAATTCTGCCATCAGGTAGATATGGAGTCTTAATGGCAGCCATTAATCTAATTGACCTTATCTCCTCTACCGAACTCCTGCTGCAATTAAAAGGATCGGAACATTTTTAGCTTGAAACAAAATAAGCATATCAGGAAAACACAAAATAATAATTCATCCAAAGACGACACAAAAGTAGCGGTGTATAATCCAATCCTAgacttatttttaataattaaaaaaaggaaaaaattacatgattagctacttttgggtttttatttacaaaactgtccaccctatgtttgaattaacaaaactagacaaaaacaagtttagttttacaaaactagacaaaacagtgactctccttccttcctcgacaGTTCCcctctgaaattttttttttttttccctctgttatttggggtagcagagaatggcggtggctgaGAAAAGAGTAGCGTTGCAGGGAACTGAGGATACCTGGGTGAGAAGGCAATCACAAGgataaaaatgtctaaaaaagtcaatttgggagggagagaacactattttgtccagttttgtaaactttaacttgtttttgtctatttttgttaactcaaacatagggtggacagttttgtaaatgaaaacccaaaagtagctaatcatgtaattttccctaaaaaaagcccattttggtgatgaatctgcatcaacccTCCCCCTCTCGCATCACCGATCTATCAGAAACCAGCCAATACTAGTGGATATCAATAAGATATCGGGCTGATTGTCCAGATCACATCAGGATTGGCAGTCATCGATCCAGCCTCCGATACCGGTCTTTAAAACTATGGTTACACCTCAAGACTTCAAATGGGCAACAAGACCCAAGTGTTCTATTAATGAATTAGAGTCcaagagaaaaaattaaaaacataaaaaaaaaggggacatATTTAACAAAGTACTATGGAAAAAGTATAATCAACTCAAATGTATAAATTGTCCCTCTTAGAAATATACCAAAAATCCAACTACAAGAAAACAAAGTTTGGATGTGTAAGCCAATTTGATTCACACAatcaaattaaagaagaagcCATCAACTAACATAAAAGAATAACACTTATTCAAAATATAAGCAATCAGTTTTTTCAATGAATTGAGATGAAAAAAGGGCGAgtcttggtgcaacggttaagttgcactattgcaacctgttgatTGCGaattcaaaacttggaaacagaccctgctgcgaagcagggggtaaggcacTGGGACTCACTCTCTTTTAATGAATTGAGATGGAAAACATACTGGAAAACTAAAGGCTCAATCCCAATCCCATTTATAGGAGATATGGGCTGAGAAGAGTTATAcaatagaatataaaaaaaaaatcaagaactgtaaaaattaaataaaatctcAAGTTCAATATAGAAAGTGGTTAGTGAGAATTGGTGGTCGAGTATAAAACAATCTAGGAGAGGATTCTGTtaaatttataattaattaCCTGTTTTTGAGCTCAAGACTGTGCATCGGAAGATGGATATCCTGGTGAATGGCTGCTTTTGGAGAACACCGTCTTACATTCCTCCTGTTTATTGAACAAAGAAAGAATTTAGTGCAGTTCTTCAAGTTCTAAACATAAACAAGGCAAATGGATCTTCTtcaggaaaagagagagagagacctctTACGGTTACTGGTGCCTGCAAAATGCggaagctgtaaggttgcctcCCTTAAGCAAGCACTATAGCTCTTCAACGAACACATCTGTGAGACTAATTGAGAGCAGTGTTAATTAGATCCAACTACAATATTCTTTGAACACCAAACAACTCACTTTAAATAATAATCAGGCACTCAGACACTTCAAATACAAAAGCTAAATGTTAGGGCTTTACATGTACTTCCTGCAATTGAATTTGTTACACTCCACTTTTACAAATTGGGATTCGGTTATGCCTACTTAAAGGCATGCATTGCATGTTGCCATCGAAGAGTTACTCTTTTGAGTGTGAATAACAAAGTggaaaggtgggacccaccatATATGTAGATTGTAGGAAGTTGCAAACCCACAAGGACACGTGGCGCAGGCAATTAGTACTTTGGAAGGAACATGGTCCTGATACAAGGAAGGGTATGGAGGTGTTGGTTATGAGAGAAGTGGAAGTACTACCACAATCGCCGATGGAGCAATTATAAGAGGGAACGCGAACAAGAATGGACATCCAGCCAAACAGCACAACACTCTACAAAAGAGggggtgatttaagtttttctcaaaaaccagggggtgatctgagtttcgtttgcaaactaggggtgacatgtaatttactcaaaaaaaatgaaattaaagttAGGCTTTGGGAAATCTTACCCTCGATACCTCAGATCCGAATTGCaacccctaaaaaccctagttacTGGACGAAGATCCaacttttctttctattttccctGCAAAAATGAACTTgaaaattacattttttttttatttagtcaAATAAGTCTTCAAAGTGAAAGCTTAGATCTAAGATTGCCAAAGGTTGGAACACAAAtctgagagagatagagagggacagagagcagagagatagagaaacagacagatagagagagacaaacatatatatatccggGTGTTAATTGGGACGGTTCTCAGTATTTGGCACAGATCCGTACCGGTACCGATACCAAAGGTGCCAATCctagtaccgtcccatttagtaaACGGGACAAAACCTAGGTCCCGGTCCCGATTATTAATGGGATGGGATGGTATCAGTTCCTAACGGTTCTAGGCCCggtaaaaaagggagaagaactttAATGGTTCTGAGATGGTTCGATTACTAGAAAGCAACTTAGAATACGAAATCAAAATGAATCTtatggttttacttcttcataCTACCTAAGATCATATGTAAGCGTATCTAAACAACGTCTAAGAATTACTGATGACGAAATAAACAAGCTCATTATATGGTTTTATTGTCATCACAAAATGATATTATAGAAATAGAACTGAATATCCATTAGCTGAAACCTCTATAATAGAAAAAATATCACTCAAATACATCAAACTATAGTCATAAAACTTCAACACAAGAACCAgaaatataccctttgaaaGAGTATTAATTATTTCGGTACTTTACCGATAATTCGGTATTAATACCATTGAgaatcccgtcccagaaccTTCCCATCTCATTTATTATTCGATACCAAAATCATATCCCAATGTTGTTCCATTAATATGAGCCGATCCGATATCAGGTTTTAGCGGGACGATTTTGGAACGATTCCCGATTCTAGTCTCAAATTGACaccttttatatataaatatatatatatatagagagagagagagagagaaagagcatAGTACAAACTTGAGACAGAGTGAGAGAGAGCGAAAGCCACAGCAAAGAGCTAGAGAGAGACAGCGAG is drawn from Telopea speciosissima isolate NSW1024214 ecotype Mountain lineage chromosome 1, Tspe_v1, whole genome shotgun sequence and contains these coding sequences:
- the LOC122660281 gene encoding 4-hydroxy-tetrahydrodipicolinate synthase, chloroplastic-like, which gives rise to MCSLKSYSACLREATLQLPHFAGTSNRKRRNVRRCSPKAAIHQDIHLPMHSLELKNRSSVEEIRSIRLMAAIKTPYLPDGRIDLEAYDAMLHMQILGGADGVLVGGSTGEGELLSWDEHITLIGHTVDCCGGLIKVVGHTGSNSTSKAINDTEHGFAVGMDAALQVNPFYCKTSLEALVAHFEAVLPMGPTIIYNVPVRTGQDIPPSVIHTIALNANMAGVKETVGNNRVKEYTDEGIVVWTGNDIECHDARWEFGAVGVASISSNLVPRLMWELMFEGKNPSLNSKLTPLFKWLLHEPNPIGVNTALAQLGVIKPVFRLPYLPLPRERRVEFVSIVNQLGRENFVGDRDVQVLEDDDFIVVSRY